The following is a genomic window from Flavobacterium sp..
ATGGACAACTATTGGAGAAATGGAGCATTTAGATGCTGCTACTTTAGAAGAATTCCAAGCTTTTAATAAAAAATTCTATGTGCCTAATAATGCTGTTTTAGTTGTTGCTGGTCAATTTGATAAAGCGCAAGCTAAAGAATGGATTACTAAATATTTTAGTGCAATTCCTAAAGGAGCTCCAGTTACACGTCAAAAAGTAGAAGAAGCACCTATTACTCAAGAGTTCAAAGCTTCATGGGAAGATCCAAACATTCAAATTCCAATGTTGGTTGCTTCTTACAGAACACCTTCAATGAAATCTCGTGATGCTAGAATCTTAGATATGATTTCAACTTATTTATCAGACGGTAAAAGTTCTAAATTATACAAAAAAATTGTTGACGACAAGAAAATGGCGTTACAAATCGGAGCATTCAATTACAGTCAAGAAGATTATGGTATGTATTTAATTTATGGTTTACCAATGGGTACGAATACAACTGAATCTATTTTAAAAGAAATTGATGAAGAAATAGTAAAAATGCAAACAGAATTAATTTCTGTAAACGATTTTCAAAAACTTCAAAACAAATTTGAAAGTAATTATGTAAGCAATAACGCTTCTGTTGAAGGAATTGCAGATAATTTAGCAACTTATTATATGTTGTATGGTGATATCAACTTAATTAACACTGAAATTGATATTTATCGTTCTATCACAAGAGAAGAAATTAGAGAAACAGCAAAAAAATATCTAAACTCAAACCAAAGAATGATTTTAGACTATGTTCCTGCTAAAGACAAAGCTCAAAACTAAGATTTGAAGAATATGAAAAAATTTATATACATCGCAGCCAGTTTATTTTTGACAATGACTATGCAAGCACAAGACAGACCACAACCTAAAGCAGGTCCAGCTCCATCAATAAACATTAATAAGCCACAAAGTTTTGTACTTAAAAATGGTTTAAAAGTTTTAGTGGTAGAAAATCATAAATTACCTAGAGTTTCTTTCAATTTAACGTTAGATAATCCGCCTTATGCTGAAGGAACTAAAAAAGGAGTTTCTGATTTATTAAGTTCAATGATTGGTAACGGAACACAATCGGTTTCTAAAAATGCTTTCAATGAAGAAATTGACTTTTTAGGAGCAAATATTAATTTTTGGGATTCAGGTGCTTCTGCAAATGGATTGTCAAGATATTCAAAAAGAATTCTAGAATTAATGGCAGATGGTGCTTTAAATCCATTGTTTGTTCAAGAAGAATTTGAAAAAGAAAAAGAAAAATTAATTGAAGGATTAAAATCTGAAGAAAAAAGTGTAACAGCTATTGCAGGTAGAGTTGAAAATGTTTTAACTTATGGTAAAGAGCACTACAAAGGTGAATATACTAGTGAAGAAACATTAAATAATGTTACATTAAATGATGTTGTTTTAAACTATAACACATATTTTGCTCCAGGAAATGCTTATTTAGTAATTGTAGGAGATGTTAACTTTAAAGAAGTTAAAAAAGAAGTTGAAAGACTTTTTGGAAAATGGAAAAAAGCAACTGCTCCTCAATTAACTTATTCTGATCCTAAAGACGTTCAATACAGTCAAATTAACTTTATTGATGTACCAAATGCTGTTCAATCTGAAATCGCATTAGTTAATTTATCTAACTTAAAAATGACAGATAAAGAATACTTTGCAGCTCTTTTAGCGAACCAAATTTTAGGTGGCGGTGGAGAAGGAAGATTATTCTTAAACTTACGTGAAAAACATGGCTGGACATACGGAGCATACTCTTCAATAGGTTCAGGAAAATACATTAACAAATTCCGTTCAGGTTCTTCTGTAAGAAATGTTGTAACTGATAGTGCTATTGTAGAAGTTTTTAACGAATTGAAAAAAATCAGAACAGAATTAGTTTCTGAAGAAGATTTAAAAAATGCAAAAGCTAAATATATTGGAAACTTTGTAATGCAAATTGAAAAACCTTCTACTATTGCGGGTTATGCATTAAACAAAGAAACTCAAGGTTTACCAGAAGATTTTTATGAAAACTATATTAAAAACATCAATGCTGTTACAGCTGAAGATATTAAAAATGCAGCTAATAAGTATTTCTTAGCTGACAAAACTAGAGTAGTTATTGTTGGTAAAGCTGGTGATGTTTTACCAGGTTTAGAAACAATGAGCAAAAGAGAAAAATTACCAATTTTCTACTTTGATAAATTTGGAAATCCAACGGAAAAACCAGCAGTTAAAAAAGCTGTTCCTGCAGGAGTAACAGCTCAAACAGTATTGAATGATTATATCAAAGCTATTGGTGGTGATAAAGCGGTTAAAAACGTAAAAACATTAGCTGTAATGTCGGCTGGAACTGTTCAAGGAACGCCTTTAGAGTTAGTTGTAAAAACAGCTCCTAAAAAATTAGGTGTTGAAATGAAAGCAATGGGAATGACAATGATGAAACAAGTAGTTAATGATAAAGAAGCTTACATGGTGCAACAAGGTCAAAGAAAAGATTTCAAAGACCAAGAGTTAAAAGATATGCAAGCTGAAGCTACTACTTTTAAAGAATTAGCTTTATTAACAGACAAAGGGGTAACTTTAGCTGGTATTGAAAACGTAAATGGAGTTGATGCATATGCTGTTAAAAGCGGAAAATCTACTTATTTTTATGATGTAAAAACTGGATTTAAAGTAGCTGAAGCCAAAGAATTAGAGCAAGGTGGTCAAAAAATGACGCAAACTACCTACTACCAAGATTATAAAGATGTTAAAGGATTAAAATTCCCTTACAAAACAATCATGAATGTTGGTATTGAAATTGAATTAATTACTACTGAAGTTAAAATTAACGAAGGGGTAACTGATGCAGATTTCAAATAAGAAATTAGATTAAATTTATAGAGAGCGCTCAAGAAATTGAGCGCTTTTTTTATTTTTTGCTAGAAAAGTATACACCTACCAAGACAATCATTGCGCCTAATAATTGAATTAATGATAGCGATTCATTCATAAATAAAGAACCTAAAGTAAATGCTACAACAGGGATAATATAAGTTACTGAAGAAGCAAAAACAGGTGAAGACAATTGAATGAGTTTGAAAAATAAAATATTTGAAAATCCAGTACCAATGATTCCTAAAATTGCAATAAAGCCTAATGAGGTTTGAACTTTGGGTTCATGAATGATGTCAAAAAATCCTGTAAAATATAAGACTATTAAAGCAGGAAAAAACATGATTAAAAAATTCCCAGTACTTATTGTTAAAGGTTTTAAGTCGGACAAATATTTTTTAATCAAATTCACATTGACGCCATAAAAAATAGAAGCAATTACAATTAAAATAGCGTAATAATAATTTTCAGTGGTGTTTTCTCCATTTCCAAATAATACTAACAGAGCGCAGCCAATAAATCCTATAATTACTCCAAATACTTGGGTTCTATGAACATTCATTCCAAAAAATAAGAGTCCAACTAACAATGTATTTAAAGGAGTTAATGAGTTTAATATTGAGCTAATAGAACCATCAATTTTTGAAAGCGCAAAAGCAAACAAAAAGGCGGGAATAAATGTACCGCATATAGCAGTTAAGGCAATATACTTCCATTTGTATAATGGAATTTGTGGTATTTGTTTAAATCCAACAATAATTAAGAATATTGCAGCAAATAAAATACGTAAGCTTCCCAATTGAATTGAATTTACGCCTTTTAAACCTAACTGCATTAAGATGAACGAGCTTCCCCAAACACACCCTAAAAAAACTAATAAATACCATTTTGTTGAATTGTTTTCCATAGCATAATTTTATCTTTCAAAATTCAGGCTTTATTTTTAAAATAGCACTATGAAATTTTGTAATTTTGCAATGCCTTTATTTAGAGGTAAATAATTTAACTTTTACTACTATGAAACATTTAAAAAATATTGGATTAGCACTTTTAATGATGCTTTCTTTTGCAAGTTGTAAACAAGAAAACAAAGAAGTGGCTAAAGAAGAAATTAAAAAAGAAGCTTTTACCGAGGCTGATTTAGCCAAAATGCAAACAGCAAGTTTTACTGTAGATGGAATGACTTGTGCAATGGGTTGTGCTAAAACAATCGAAAATAAATTAGCAGAACAAGCTGGTGTTGGACAAGCTGTTGTAGATTTTGAAACAAAAATAGCAACTGTTAAATTCGACGCTGAAAAGCAATCTTTAGAATCGTTGACTAAAACTATTGAAGGTGTTGCCGGCGGTGATTCTTATAAAGTAACTGAATCGAAAAAAATGTAATAAAAAACGCCCTGAGATAATCAGGGCGTTTTTTATTTCCACTTTAGCGTTTCCATAATTCTTCGCATATCTGCTTTTAGATATTGTGCTGCTGGTAAAATAGAATCAAAATTTGGTTTTGCGTAAAAATAAACGCTTCCTACAATAAAGTTTTTTGTACTATCGGTGGCGTAAAACTGAGCATTTGTTGCTGCATTTCCGCCTACTTCATAGAACATTCCATATACTTTTTTCTTTTCGTTAATAAAAGGCTGCTCTATAATGTCGTCGGCTTTTACAACATGATTATAGGTTAGTGTTTGAGCGTCACGTAATAATTTATCAATGTCATTATTAACCGATTTATGAGTTAGATAAATTGTGGCTTTCATTTTTGGATAATTTATCTCGAAAGCACATGATTTATCTTTTATTAAAGCCAAATCATTTTTTTCAAAAGTAAACTTACAATCAGAATTCAATTTAGAATATTTTGCTTTTGGATATTCTAAACTCAAATGTCCTTTAGGTTTTGGTATTGTTTCATCTCCACAAGAAATCATCCCTAAAAACAAACCTAAACAGCTTAATTTCAATATATTTTGTATCATGATACTATAACGTAACTTTTATTTGTTTTATTCTTCGCTTGTCAACATTTTCGATGGTAAAAATAAGGTTATGAAACGTTATTTTTTGTCTTTTCTTTGGAAAATTTCCTGAAATTTCGAGTAAGAATCCAGCTAATGTTTCTGCTTCCCCTTTTTGTTTTTCAAACTCATCTTCGTCTACGTCTAATATTCGATAAAAATCTTTCAAGCTAATTTTTCCTTCAAATAAATAGTTGTTGTCGTCAATTTGAGAATAAATTAAATCTTCGTCGTCAAATTCATCACTAATATCACCCACAATTTCTTCTAAAACATCTTCTAAAGAAATAATTCCCGAAGTCCCTCCATATTCATCAACAACAATTGCTAAATGACTTTTCATGCTTTGAAAATCTTTTAATAAATCATCTAGTTTTTTATTTTCTGGAACAAAGAAAGGTTCGCGCAATAATTCTACCCAATTAAAATCGTTGTTGTCTATGTAAGGAATTAAATCTTTGATAAATAAAATCCCTTCAATTTGATCAATATTTTCGTTGTAAACCGGAATTCTTGAATACCCTTTCTCAATAATTTTGGGCATTATTTCTTTAAATTCTTGCTCAATATTCAAAGCAAATACGTCAATTCTGGGACTCATTACTTGGCGAACTTCTGTATTTCCAAAAGTTACAATACCTTCTAATATTTTTTGTTCTCCATCCGTTGTGTCAGATTGCGAAGTTAATTCTAAAGCTTGTGAAAGTTGGTCGACCGAAAAATTCCCTTTTTGAACACTCAGTTTTTTCTCAATATAGTGAATTCCATTTCGCATAGGAACACTTATAGGCGATAATAAATTGTTTAAAATAGATATGGGAACAGCAACTTTCATTGCAAAATCTATATTGTTTCTATTGGCGTAGATTTTTGGTAAAACTTCTCCAAAAAGTAATATAAAGAAAGTAACTAAAACTACTTCAAACGTAAATCGTAAAGCAGAAGATTCAATTTCGTTAAAAAATCTACCGCTAAAAGAAGAAAAAATGATAACAATAGCAATGTTAACAAAATTATTGGCCACCAAAATTGTTGCAAGTAATTTTTTTGGTTTTTCTAATAATCTTGAAATAAGCAAACCCTTGTTAAAGTCTTTATTTTGAACTTCGTCAACATCTTTTTGTGACAGAGAAAAAAGCGCCACTTCTGAGCCTGAAATAAAAGCAGAACAAGCAAGTAGTATAATTGTTGCAATTATTCCAAAAATGAAATCAAAATCTATCGTATGAAGTAAACTGGCAGGATCAGGATCCAAATTTTATAAATTTAGTTAAACATTAAAATCATCTGGAGCACTTCCTGTTGGAAGAGATGATTTACTTAAATCAGTATCTTTCTTAGTGGTTAAAAACGTAAATTCAGTAACTTGAATTTCTGTAGTATATTTAGTTGCGCCATCTTCAGCTTGCCACTGACGTGATTTTATACGCCCTTCGATATATATTTTATCGCCTTTAGAAAGATATTTTTCACAGATTTCAGCTGCTTTATTTCGAACAACAATGTTGTGCCATTCAGTAGAAGTAATTTTCTCTCCTGTGGTTTTGTTAATATACACTTCGTTGGTGGCTAATGGGAAACGTCCAATACAATTACCTCCTTCGAAGTAGTGCATTTTTACTTCGTCACCTAAATGACCTATTAGTATAACTTTATTTAATGTTCCGTTCATGGCTTATAATTTATAAGAGTTAATCAAAAGTAATAATTTATAACGAATTAAAATAATTTGAGGTCATAAAATTATGAATTACAATAGGAAATGGAAGTTTATTAATTTCGGAAAGTGGTTTTGAATCAGGTAATTTTACATTAAAATTTAGTTGAAAAAAACGAATATGTAAATTTTGATGGGATAATTTATGTTGAATAATTTGTGGATTTAATATAATAATCTCTTCCGGTTTTTGATTGTAAAATTTCATTTCGGCACATTGATTCATAATATCAAGTTCTGAAACTAGCTCGTTGGTTTCAATTAACGGAAATTCATATAAATTTTCCCAAATTCCTTTTCCTTCTCGTTTTTGAACTATAAAATTCCCATCAACATCTTTTAAAACTAAATAATTAAAAAACTTATTGGTCACCTTGGTTTTTTTACTTTTTACAGGTAATTGCGTTACCTTGTTATATTGTAAAGCGGCACAAGAAGATGAAAAAATGCAAGAATTACAATTTGGATTTTGAGGCACACATTGTAAAGCACCAAACTCCATGATTGCCTGATTAAAAAGCGCAGGGTTGTTATTAGGTAAAACTTCTTGTGCTAAATTTTGAAATTCCTTTTTAGTTTTTCCATCCGAAATATCGCTATCAATATTAAAATAACGACTCAAAACTCTAAAAACATTCCCGTCAACAACAGCTACAGGTTCGTTAAATGAAAAAGAAGCAATTGCGGCAGCGGTGTATTCGCCAACTCCTTTTAATTTGATAAGGTCATTGTAGTTGTCAGGAAATTCGCCATTTAATTCGTTGGCAATAAACTTTGCCGTAGCGTGTAAATTTCGAGCTCTAGAATAATAGCCTAATCCTTGCCAAAGTTTTAAAACTTTTTCTTCTTCGGCTTTTGCTAGGTCAAAAACAGTTGGAAATGTTTCTGTAAATGCTAAAAAATAGGGTAAACCTTGTGCCACTCTTGTTTGTTGAAGCATAATTTCTGATAGCCAAATTAAGTACGGATTTGTGGTGTTTCGCCAAGGTAATTCGCGCTTATTTTGTAAATACCAATGAATTAAAGAGTTAGAAAATTCCATGTTTTTTTATTGAGCAACAAAAATAAATCTTTAGTAATTAAAATTTAATCAATTATGATTGATTTATTGTTTTTTTAATTCTTATATTTGCAAACTCAAAAAAATACACAATATATTAAATACGAAAGAAAATGACGAAAGCAGATATCGTAGCGAAAATTTCAGAAAAATTAGGGCTTGAAAAAGGAGATGTTCAGGCAACTGTTGAGACTTTTATGGAAGAAGTAAAAAATTCATTAGAAACTGGTGACAATGTTTATTTAAGAGGTTTTGGTAGTTTTATTATCAAAACAAGAGCTGAAAAAACAGGAAGAAACATTTCTAAAAATACTACAATTAAAATCCCTGCACACAACATCCCAGCATTTAAACCTGCTAAAGTGTTTGTAGAAAGCGTTAAAGAAAAAACAGAAGTTACAGTATAAAAATAAATTATTAATCTAAACACCAACATGTTATGCCAAGTGGTAAAAAAAGAAAAAGACATAAGGTAGCAACTCACAAACGTAAGAAAAGAGCGAGAGCAAACCGTCATAAAAAGAAAAAGTAGTTTAAAACTACTTTTTCTTTTTTAGAAAAAAGTTCATTGAAATTAATCAATTCAACATTGATTATCGGGAAAAATCCTGTAAAATTATTATTTAATCCATCTGTGAAAATGTTAGATTAGGGATGTTAGATTAGGGATGAAACAAATCACCCAGCATCAAAACATCAAACACCTAGCACAAACAGATAAAAATGTACCGCATGAACAAAGAATTAATTATTCGATCAGGTTCAGACGCTGTAGATTTTGCCTTATTAAAAGATGGAAAACTAATTGAATTACACAAAGAAGAAGAAAAGCAAAGCGATTTTGCGGTTGGTGATATTTTTATTGCCAAAATACGCAAACCCGTTGCTGGCTTAAATGCCGCTTTTGTGAATCTAGGTTATGAGAAAGATGCTTTTTTGCATTATCATGATTTAGGTCCAAACCTTCCTTCATTGATGAAATTTATTAAACTTGTAAGCGCAGGTAAATTAAAAGATTATTCACTCAAAAATTTTCCTTTTGAAGCTGAAATCAACAAAGACGGATCTATAATGGATATTTTAAGTCCAAATCAGTCGATTTTAGTTCAAGTGGTAAAAGAACCTATTTCTACAAAAGGTCCCAGAATTAGTTCTGAGATTTCTTTAGCAGGAAGATACGTGGTTTTAGTTCCTTTTTCAGACCGAGTTTCTGTTTCTCAAAAAATAGAATCTAGAGAAGAAAAAGATCGACTAAAAAGACTGGTTCAATCCATTAAACCAAAAGGATTCGGCGTTATTGTGCGAACAGTAGCCGAAGGCAAAAAAGTAGCCGAACTTGATAAAGATCTACAAACGCTTCTAGAAAGATGGATGTCGATGAGTCGTCGTTTACAGACTGCACATCATCCATCCAAAGTTTTAGGAGAGTTAAACAAAGCTTCATCTATATTAAGAGATGTATTTAATGATACATTTACTTGTATTCATGTAGATGACGAAGATTTGTATTTAGAAACGAAGGAGTATTTGCAAGAAATAGCTCCGGATAAAGTGTCTATCGTAAAACACTATCAGTCTAAAGACACACCTCTTTTTGAGAAATATCATATTGAACGACAAATAAAAACGTCTTTTGGAAAAACAGTTTCCATGAGCAAAGGTGCTTATTTAATTATTGAACACACTGAAGCGTTACACGTTATAGACGTTAACAGTGGAAATCGTTCAAGCAAAGCAACCAGCCAAGAAGATACTGCACTTGAAGTTAACATGATTGCCGCAGCTGAAATAGCTCGTCAATTGAGACTTAGAGACATGGGCGGAATTATTGTGGTGGATTTCATTGATATGCAAAATCCAGAAAACCGCAAAGTTTTATATGATTTCTTAAGAGAAGAAATGAGTGACGATAAGGCCAAGCACAAAATCTTGCCTCCTAGCAAATTTGGATTAATTCAAATAACTAGAC
Proteins encoded in this region:
- a CDS encoding M16 family metallopeptidase, with the protein product MKKSLMALGTALMLGGTASAQKVTFEEFDLDNGLHVVLHQDNSAPVVITSVMYHVGAKDEQPNRTGFAHFFEHLLFEGTKNIGRGDWFKLVTANGGNNNANTTDDRTYYYEVFPSNNLELAIWMESERLMHPVINQIGVDTQNEVVKEEKRLRVDNQPYGNLIKAVKQNMFKVHPYKWTTIGEMEHLDAATLEEFQAFNKKFYVPNNAVLVVAGQFDKAQAKEWITKYFSAIPKGAPVTRQKVEEAPITQEFKASWEDPNIQIPMLVASYRTPSMKSRDARILDMISTYLSDGKSSKLYKKIVDDKKMALQIGAFNYSQEDYGMYLIYGLPMGTNTTESILKEIDEEIVKMQTELISVNDFQKLQNKFESNYVSNNASVEGIADNLATYYMLYGDINLINTEIDIYRSITREEIRETAKKYLNSNQRMILDYVPAKDKAQN
- a CDS encoding M16 family metallopeptidase; translation: MKKFIYIAASLFLTMTMQAQDRPQPKAGPAPSININKPQSFVLKNGLKVLVVENHKLPRVSFNLTLDNPPYAEGTKKGVSDLLSSMIGNGTQSVSKNAFNEEIDFLGANINFWDSGASANGLSRYSKRILELMADGALNPLFVQEEFEKEKEKLIEGLKSEEKSVTAIAGRVENVLTYGKEHYKGEYTSEETLNNVTLNDVVLNYNTYFAPGNAYLVIVGDVNFKEVKKEVERLFGKWKKATAPQLTYSDPKDVQYSQINFIDVPNAVQSEIALVNLSNLKMTDKEYFAALLANQILGGGGEGRLFLNLREKHGWTYGAYSSIGSGKYINKFRSGSSVRNVVTDSAIVEVFNELKKIRTELVSEEDLKNAKAKYIGNFVMQIEKPSTIAGYALNKETQGLPEDFYENYIKNINAVTAEDIKNAANKYFLADKTRVVIVGKAGDVLPGLETMSKREKLPIFYFDKFGNPTEKPAVKKAVPAGVTAQTVLNDYIKAIGGDKAVKNVKTLAVMSAGTVQGTPLELVVKTAPKKLGVEMKAMGMTMMKQVVNDKEAYMVQQGQRKDFKDQELKDMQAEATTFKELALLTDKGVTLAGIENVNGVDAYAVKSGKSTYFYDVKTGFKVAEAKELEQGGQKMTQTTYYQDYKDVKGLKFPYKTIMNVGIEIELITTEVKINEGVTDADFK
- a CDS encoding DMT family transporter, whose protein sequence is MENNSTKWYLLVFLGCVWGSSFILMQLGLKGVNSIQLGSLRILFAAIFLIIVGFKQIPQIPLYKWKYIALTAICGTFIPAFLFAFALSKIDGSISSILNSLTPLNTLLVGLLFFGMNVHRTQVFGVIIGFIGCALLVLFGNGENTTENYYYAILIVIASIFYGVNVNLIKKYLSDLKPLTISTGNFLIMFFPALIVLYFTGFFDIIHEPKVQTSLGFIAILGIIGTGFSNILFFKLIQLSSPVFASSVTYIIPVVAFTLGSLFMNESLSLIQLLGAMIVLVGVYFSSKK
- a CDS encoding heavy metal-associated domain-containing protein; this translates as MKHLKNIGLALLMMLSFASCKQENKEVAKEEIKKEAFTEADLAKMQTASFTVDGMTCAMGCAKTIENKLAEQAGVGQAVVDFETKIATVKFDAEKQSLESLTKTIEGVAGGDSYKVTESKKM
- the gldD gene encoding gliding motility lipoprotein GldD, coding for MIQNILKLSCLGLFLGMISCGDETIPKPKGHLSLEYPKAKYSKLNSDCKFTFEKNDLALIKDKSCAFEINYPKMKATIYLTHKSVNNDIDKLLRDAQTLTYNHVVKADDIIEQPFINEKKKVYGMFYEVGGNAATNAQFYATDSTKNFIVGSVYFYAKPNFDSILPAAQYLKADMRRIMETLKWK
- a CDS encoding gliding motility-associated protein GldE; amino-acid sequence: MDPDPASLLHTIDFDFIFGIIATIILLACSAFISGSEVALFSLSQKDVDEVQNKDFNKGLLISRLLEKPKKLLATILVANNFVNIAIVIIFSSFSGRFFNEIESSALRFTFEVVLVTFFILLFGEVLPKIYANRNNIDFAMKVAVPISILNNLLSPISVPMRNGIHYIEKKLSVQKGNFSVDQLSQALELTSQSDTTDGEQKILEGIVTFGNTEVRQVMSPRIDVFALNIEQEFKEIMPKIIEKGYSRIPVYNENIDQIEGILFIKDLIPYIDNNDFNWVELLREPFFVPENKKLDDLLKDFQSMKSHLAIVVDEYGGTSGIISLEDVLEEIVGDISDEFDDEDLIYSQIDDNNYLFEGKISLKDFYRILDVDEDEFEKQKGEAETLAGFLLEISGNFPKKRQKITFHNLIFTIENVDKRRIKQIKVTL
- a CDS encoding single-stranded DNA-binding protein, with the translated sequence MNGTLNKVILIGHLGDEVKMHYFEGGNCIGRFPLATNEVYINKTTGEKITSTEWHNIVVRNKAAEICEKYLSKGDKIYIEGRIKSRQWQAEDGATKYTTEIQVTEFTFLTTKKDTDLSKSSLPTGSAPDDFNV
- the mutY gene encoding A/G-specific adenine glycosylase codes for the protein MEFSNSLIHWYLQNKRELPWRNTTNPYLIWLSEIMLQQTRVAQGLPYFLAFTETFPTVFDLAKAEEEKVLKLWQGLGYYSRARNLHATAKFIANELNGEFPDNYNDLIKLKGVGEYTAAAIASFSFNEPVAVVDGNVFRVLSRYFNIDSDISDGKTKKEFQNLAQEVLPNNNPALFNQAIMEFGALQCVPQNPNCNSCIFSSSCAALQYNKVTQLPVKSKKTKVTNKFFNYLVLKDVDGNFIVQKREGKGIWENLYEFPLIETNELVSELDIMNQCAEMKFYNQKPEEIIILNPQIIQHKLSHQNLHIRFFQLNFNVKLPDSKPLSEINKLPFPIVIHNFMTSNYFNSL
- a CDS encoding HU family DNA-binding protein, translating into MTKADIVAKISEKLGLEKGDVQATVETFMEEVKNSLETGDNVYLRGFGSFIIKTRAEKTGRNISKNTTIKIPAHNIPAFKPAKVFVESVKEKTEVTV
- a CDS encoding ribonuclease E/G, which translates into the protein MNKELIIRSGSDAVDFALLKDGKLIELHKEEEKQSDFAVGDIFIAKIRKPVAGLNAAFVNLGYEKDAFLHYHDLGPNLPSLMKFIKLVSAGKLKDYSLKNFPFEAEINKDGSIMDILSPNQSILVQVVKEPISTKGPRISSEISLAGRYVVLVPFSDRVSVSQKIESREEKDRLKRLVQSIKPKGFGVIVRTVAEGKKVAELDKDLQTLLERWMSMSRRLQTAHHPSKVLGELNKASSILRDVFNDTFTCIHVDDEDLYLETKEYLQEIAPDKVSIVKHYQSKDTPLFEKYHIERQIKTSFGKTVSMSKGAYLIIEHTEALHVIDVNSGNRSSKATSQEDTALEVNMIAAAEIARQLRLRDMGGIIVVDFIDMQNPENRKVLYDFLREEMSDDKAKHKILPPSKFGLIQITRQRVRPEVNIKTREEDPNNEHGEIEAPILIVDKIATDLERIIKDHKKVVLNVHPFVAAYLTKGFPSLRSKWFFEYKKWVKIIPRDAYTYLEFHFFDKEGNEIIVK